One Micromonospora sp. WMMD812 genomic window carries:
- a CDS encoding tyrosine recombinase XerC gives MSGNGRGTRTTHEALPAEMREAVDAFAAHLSQVGNRSAHTIRAYVADMVSLLDHATRMGCAVTADLDLTVLRSWLARQRTTGAARSTLSRRAASARTFSAWAHRSGLLPADVAAPLTSPRAHRELPTVLRPEQAVALVEAPGRAGAVSAAGTGASPAEWAAGSPPEPQPGGPRPEGRPGPDGSPEPDGSPGPNGSPGSDALPGPEADPVLLRDRLLLELLYGTGVRISEACGLDTADVDQGRRVVRVFGKGGRERTVPYGVPAQRALDDWVRHGRPALTGPGSGDALLLGARGGRLNPTTARRIVSGYADAVGLPRTSPHGLRHSAATHLLEGGADLRAVQELLGHSSLASTQIYTHVSVERLRAAYRQAHPRA, from the coding sequence ATGAGCGGGAACGGCCGCGGCACCCGGACCACCCACGAGGCTCTGCCCGCCGAGATGCGGGAGGCCGTGGACGCCTTCGCCGCGCACCTGTCCCAGGTGGGGAACCGCTCCGCACATACCATCCGGGCGTACGTCGCCGACATGGTCTCGCTGCTCGACCACGCGACGCGGATGGGCTGCGCGGTCACGGCCGACCTCGATCTGACCGTGCTGCGCAGCTGGCTGGCCCGGCAGCGGACCACGGGTGCGGCCCGCTCCACCCTGTCCCGCCGCGCCGCCTCGGCGCGCACCTTCAGCGCCTGGGCGCACCGGTCCGGGCTGTTGCCCGCCGACGTGGCCGCCCCGCTGACCAGTCCCCGGGCGCACCGCGAGCTGCCCACCGTCCTCCGCCCCGAGCAGGCCGTCGCGCTGGTCGAGGCACCTGGTCGCGCCGGCGCCGTCTCGGCCGCGGGGACCGGCGCCTCCCCTGCCGAATGGGCTGCCGGCTCGCCACCGGAACCCCAGCCGGGCGGGCCGCGGCCCGAGGGCCGGCCGGGACCGGACGGCAGCCCCGAACCGGACGGCAGCCCCGGACCGAACGGCAGCCCCGGATCGGATGCCTTGCCGGGGCCCGAGGCCGATCCGGTGCTGCTGCGTGACCGGCTTCTGTTGGAGCTGCTCTACGGCACCGGAGTGCGGATCAGTGAGGCGTGCGGCCTGGACACCGCCGACGTCGACCAGGGCCGGCGGGTGGTCCGGGTGTTCGGCAAGGGCGGCCGGGAACGCACCGTGCCGTACGGGGTGCCGGCGCAGCGGGCGCTGGACGACTGGGTACGTCACGGCCGGCCGGCGTTGACCGGGCCGGGCTCTGGGGACGCGCTGCTGCTCGGCGCTCGGGGCGGTCGGCTCAATCCGACCACCGCCCGCCGCATCGTGAGCGGTTACGCCGACGCCGTCGGGCTGCCCCGGACCAGCCCGCACGGGCTGCGCCACTCGGCCGCCACCCACCTGCTGGAGGGCGGCGCGGACCTGCGCGCGGTGCAGGAGTTGCTGGGGCACTCCTCGCTGGCCAGCACGCAGATCTACACGCACGTCTCGGTCGAGCGGCTCCGCGCCGCCTACCGCCAGGCCCACCCCCGGGCCTGA
- the rplS gene encoding 50S ribosomal protein L19 has protein sequence MNILDALDAQSKRVDIPDFRAGDTVKVHARVVEGNRSRVQIFQGVVIRRQGDGLRETFSVRKISFGVGVERTYPVNNPSIDRIEVVTRGDVRRAKLYYLRELRGKKAKIKEKREKQPS, from the coding sequence ATGAACATCCTGGACGCCCTTGACGCCCAGTCGAAGCGGGTCGACATCCCCGACTTCCGCGCCGGTGACACCGTGAAGGTGCACGCGCGGGTGGTCGAGGGCAACCGGTCCCGTGTCCAGATCTTCCAGGGCGTCGTCATCCGCCGCCAGGGTGACGGGCTGCGCGAGACCTTCTCGGTCCGCAAGATCAGCTTCGGTGTGGGTGTGGAGCGGACCTACCCGGTGAACAACCCGTCGATCGACCGGATCGAGGTCGTGACCCGCGGTGACGTCCGTCGCGCCAAGCTCTACTACCTGCGCGAGCTGCGCGGCAAGAAGGCCAAGATCAAGGAGAAGCGGGAGAAGCAGCCGAGCTGA
- a CDS encoding ribonuclease HII: protein MLTPPRTVVRREAGLYALERALQRRGFRHVAGADEAGRGACAGPLVAAAAVLPEGRRGEIDGLADSKLLTPASRERIYDEVVSRALAYAVVVIPAEEVDARGLHVCNLAAMRRALASLTTRPEYVLTDGFGVDGLDVPGLAVWKGDRVAACVAAASVLAKVTRDRIMVELDGTFPAYGFAEHKGYITPEHTAALREHGPCREHRFSYVNVASVSGRDGRPPRSRRPVLASGAALAAASMAGGDDPDTLFDDGPGVLFDGGLTGPAGGPDEPMERSCAPGSTVGVALGEQLRPPPPVGEDVGMEGGER from the coding sequence GTGCTGACCCCGCCGCGCACCGTCGTGCGCCGGGAGGCCGGGCTCTACGCGCTGGAGCGGGCGTTGCAGAGGCGCGGCTTCCGGCACGTGGCCGGTGCCGACGAGGCTGGTCGGGGTGCCTGCGCCGGGCCGCTGGTCGCCGCCGCGGCGGTGCTGCCGGAGGGGCGGCGCGGCGAGATCGACGGGCTGGCCGACTCGAAGCTGCTCACCCCGGCCAGCCGGGAGCGGATCTACGACGAGGTGGTCTCCCGGGCGCTGGCATACGCGGTCGTGGTGATCCCGGCTGAGGAGGTCGACGCGCGGGGGCTGCACGTGTGCAACCTCGCCGCGATGCGTCGGGCATTGGCCTCGCTCACCACCCGGCCGGAATACGTACTCACCGACGGCTTCGGGGTGGACGGGCTGGACGTGCCCGGCCTGGCGGTCTGGAAGGGCGATCGGGTGGCTGCCTGCGTGGCGGCGGCGAGTGTGCTGGCCAAGGTCACCCGGGACCGGATCATGGTGGAGCTCGACGGGACGTTCCCGGCGTACGGTTTCGCCGAGCACAAGGGCTACATCACCCCCGAACACACCGCCGCGCTGCGGGAGCACGGGCCGTGCCGGGAACACCGGTTCTCGTACGTGAACGTGGCGAGCGTGTCCGGCCGGGACGGCCGGCCGCCGAGGTCCCGCCGGCCGGTGCTGGCCTCCGGGGCGGCTCTGGCCGCCGCTTCCATGGCAGGCGGCGACGACCCGGACACGCTCTTCGACGACGGCCCGGGGGTGCTCTTCGACGGCGGCCTGACGGGCCCGGCCGGGGGCCCGGACGAGCCGATGGAGCGCTCTTGCGCGCCAGGGAGTACCGTCGGCGTGGCGTTGGGCGAGCAGCTTCGGCCGCCGCCGCCGGTGGGGGAAGATGTGGGCATGGAGGGCGGAGAGCGATGA
- the rpsB gene encoding 30S ribosomal protein S2: MAVVTMRQLLESGVHFGHQTRRWNPKMKRFIFTERNGIYIIDLRQTLDYIEKAYGFVRGTVAEGGSILFVGTKKQAQEAISEQATRVGQPYVNHRWLGGMLTNFQTVYKRLQRMKELEALGDLSGTAAGYTKKETLQLSREKEKLTKTLGGLRDMQKLPAAIWVVDTKKEHIAVDEARKLGIPVIAVLDTNCDPDEVDFPIPGNDDAIRSAELLTKVVAAAVADGLIARSGRRRGTDEKPEPGVASDEPLAEWERELLEEPKKADEQQEQPAEQPATAAAE; this comes from the coding sequence ATGGCCGTCGTGACCATGCGCCAGCTGCTGGAAAGCGGTGTCCACTTCGGGCACCAGACCCGTCGCTGGAACCCGAAGATGAAGCGCTTCATCTTCACCGAGCGCAACGGTATCTACATCATCGACCTGCGCCAGACCCTCGACTACATCGAGAAGGCGTACGGCTTCGTGCGCGGCACCGTCGCCGAGGGCGGCAGCATTCTCTTCGTCGGCACCAAGAAGCAGGCCCAGGAGGCGATCTCCGAGCAGGCGACGCGGGTCGGTCAGCCGTACGTAAACCACCGCTGGCTGGGTGGCATGCTGACCAACTTCCAGACCGTGTACAAGCGGCTGCAGCGGATGAAGGAGCTGGAGGCCCTCGGTGACCTGAGCGGCACCGCCGCCGGCTACACCAAGAAGGAGACCCTGCAGCTCTCCCGCGAGAAGGAGAAGCTGACCAAGACCCTCGGTGGTCTGCGGGACATGCAGAAGCTTCCGGCTGCGATCTGGGTGGTCGACACCAAGAAGGAGCACATCGCCGTCGACGAGGCCCGCAAGCTGGGCATCCCGGTGATCGCGGTGCTCGACACCAACTGCGACCCGGACGAGGTCGACTTCCCGATCCCGGGCAACGACGACGCGATCCGCTCGGCCGAGCTGCTGACCAAGGTCGTCGCGGCCGCCGTCGCGGACGGTCTGATCGCCCGGTCCGGCCGCCGCCGTGGCACCGACGAGAAGCCGGAGCCGGGTGTCGCCTCCGACGAGCCGCTGGCCGAGTGGGAGCGCGAGCTGCTGGAGGAGCCCAAGAAGGCCGACGAGCAGCAGGAGCAGCCGGCCGAGCAGCCGGCGACCGCTGCCGCGGAGTGA
- a CDS encoding NUDIX domain-containing protein yields MTVYTPRRAARVLLVDADGRALLFAGFDPARPEHRYWFTPGGGLDSGESSAAGAARELAEETGLRLAPTELGEPVWRETVEFPFDGVWYRQEQEFFLVRVPSWEVDTSGFDAIEQASTTGHRWWSVAELAASPELYYPNDLPELLTRVLAAAEDPASGDGAPDGGILGGSGGAGESGAAC; encoded by the coding sequence GTGACCGTCTACACCCCTCGACGCGCGGCGCGTGTGCTGCTCGTCGACGCGGACGGCCGGGCGCTGCTCTTCGCTGGCTTCGACCCGGCCCGCCCCGAGCACCGGTACTGGTTCACCCCCGGCGGCGGGCTGGACTCGGGCGAGTCGTCGGCCGCGGGCGCGGCCCGGGAACTGGCCGAGGAGACGGGGCTGCGACTGGCCCCCACCGAGCTGGGTGAGCCGGTCTGGCGGGAGACGGTCGAGTTCCCGTTCGACGGCGTGTGGTACCGCCAGGAGCAGGAGTTCTTCCTGGTGCGGGTGCCGTCCTGGGAGGTGGACACCTCGGGCTTCGACGCCATCGAGCAGGCCAGCACTACGGGCCACCGCTGGTGGTCGGTCGCCGAGCTGGCGGCGAGCCCGGAGCTGTACTACCCGAACGACCTGCCCGAGCTGCTGACGAGGGTGCTGGCCGCGGCCGAGGACCCGGCCTCGGGCGACGGCGCCCCGGACGGGGGCATCCTCGGCGGCTCGGGCGGCGCCGGCGAGTCAGGTGCGGCGTGCTGA
- a CDS encoding aminotransferase class V-fold PLP-dependent enzyme, with protein sequence MSVPQPPEPIPGARLLFSLDPAVSHLNHGSFGAVPISVQRAQQRLRDEMEANPLRFFTQGLIDRIAHTRRHLAGFLGADPDGTALVGNTTTGVAVVLQSLGLRPGDEVLSTDHGYGAVSLSIQRECRRTGAESRVLAVPLAATDEEVVETVRSALRPGRTRVLVVDQLTSATARLLPVAAIVGVAREQGVPVLVDAAHVPGMLPTTVASVGADFWVGNLHKWAYAPRGTAVLVVAPPWRDRIEPLVVSWEQESGFPARLEWQATLDYTSWLAAPAGVFTLRSLGLDRVRAHNAVLAAYGQRVVGDALGVAPSHLPDPGGPEVAMRIIPLSPGLATTVDEARALQQRIAERLSSEVAVMSWKGRGWLRLCGQVYNSPDEYERLAVRLPPLLAQR encoded by the coding sequence GTGAGCGTCCCGCAGCCACCGGAGCCGATTCCGGGCGCCCGTCTGCTCTTCTCCCTCGACCCGGCGGTCAGTCACCTCAACCACGGCTCGTTCGGCGCGGTGCCGATCAGCGTTCAGCGGGCCCAGCAGCGGCTGCGGGACGAGATGGAGGCCAACCCGCTGCGCTTCTTCACCCAGGGGCTGATCGATCGGATCGCCCACACCCGCCGGCACCTGGCCGGCTTCCTCGGCGCGGACCCGGACGGCACCGCGCTGGTCGGCAATACCACCACCGGCGTGGCCGTGGTGCTCCAGTCGCTGGGCCTGCGACCGGGTGACGAGGTGCTCAGCACCGACCACGGGTACGGCGCGGTCAGCCTCTCCATCCAGCGGGAGTGCCGCCGCACCGGGGCGGAGAGCCGGGTGCTGGCGGTGCCGCTGGCGGCCACCGACGAGGAGGTCGTCGAGACCGTCCGGTCGGCGCTGCGCCCGGGCCGGACCCGGGTGCTCGTGGTGGACCAGCTGACCTCGGCCACGGCTCGGCTCCTGCCGGTCGCCGCCATCGTCGGGGTGGCCCGCGAACAGGGCGTGCCGGTCCTCGTCGACGCGGCGCACGTACCGGGGATGCTGCCGACCACCGTGGCGAGCGTCGGCGCCGACTTCTGGGTGGGGAACCTGCACAAGTGGGCGTACGCGCCGCGCGGCACGGCGGTGCTCGTGGTGGCGCCGCCGTGGCGGGACCGGATCGAGCCACTGGTGGTGTCCTGGGAACAGGAGTCCGGTTTCCCGGCTCGGCTCGAGTGGCAGGCGACCCTCGACTACACGTCCTGGCTGGCCGCTCCGGCCGGGGTGTTCACGTTGCGCAGCCTCGGCCTCGACCGGGTGCGGGCGCACAACGCCGTGTTGGCGGCGTACGGCCAGCGGGTGGTGGGTGATGCGCTCGGCGTGGCGCCGTCCCACCTGCCCGACCCCGGCGGGCCCGAGGTCGCCATGCGGATCATCCCGCTGTCGCCCGGTCTGGCCACCACCGTCGACGAGGCACGGGCGTTGCAGCAGCGGATCGCCGAGCGGCTCAGCAGCGAGGTGGCGGTGATGTCGTGGAAGGGCCGGGGTTGGCTGCGGCTCTGTGGGCAGGTCTACAACTCCCCGGACGAGTACGAGCGGCTGGCCGTGCGGCTGCCCCCACTGCTCGCGCAACGCTGA
- a CDS encoding sulfite oxidase: MTTVDDLSRPAVTDVSGPSRVAGPGEGIGADELQLAARNHGIPLEALRYDVTPAGLHYLLIHYDIPELDPATHALTVDGAVEWPLRLGLAELRERPRVTRPVTLECAGNGRALLHPRPVSQPWLVEAVGNAEWTGTPLAPLLREAGIAPEAVDVVFTGADHGVERGVEQDYQRALPVADALREEVLLAYEMNGAPLLPQHGAPLRLIVPGWYGMAHVKWLRSISVVTEPFQGYQNAVAYRLRQDADDPGVPVTRIEPRALVRPPGFPDFMSRARVLRPGPCTVDGRAWSGHAPVVSVEVTTDGGATWAPATLDEPTGGDFAWRRWRYEWAAQPGRYVLGARATDASGRTQPVEQPWNRGGFANNLVQRVEVAVIPE, encoded by the coding sequence ATGACGACCGTGGACGACCTGAGCCGGCCCGCCGTGACCGACGTGAGCGGCCCGTCCCGGGTCGCCGGGCCCGGTGAGGGGATCGGCGCCGACGAGCTGCAGTTGGCCGCGCGCAACCACGGCATCCCGCTGGAGGCGCTGCGCTACGACGTCACCCCGGCCGGGCTGCACTACCTGCTGATCCACTACGACATCCCGGAGCTGGACCCGGCGACGCACGCGCTGACCGTCGACGGCGCGGTGGAATGGCCGCTGCGCCTCGGGCTCGCCGAGCTTCGCGAGCGGCCCCGGGTTACCCGGCCGGTGACCCTGGAGTGCGCCGGCAACGGCCGGGCTCTGCTGCACCCGCGGCCGGTGAGCCAGCCCTGGCTGGTGGAGGCGGTGGGTAACGCGGAGTGGACCGGCACGCCGCTGGCGCCGCTGCTGCGCGAGGCGGGGATCGCGCCGGAGGCCGTCGACGTGGTCTTCACCGGCGCCGACCACGGCGTCGAGCGGGGCGTCGAGCAGGACTACCAGCGGGCGCTGCCGGTCGCCGACGCGCTGCGCGAGGAGGTCCTGCTGGCGTACGAGATGAACGGCGCTCCCCTGCTGCCGCAGCACGGCGCCCCGCTGCGGCTGATCGTGCCCGGCTGGTACGGGATGGCGCACGTCAAGTGGCTCCGGTCGATCAGCGTGGTGACCGAGCCGTTCCAGGGTTATCAGAACGCGGTCGCGTACCGCCTGCGGCAGGACGCCGACGACCCGGGCGTGCCGGTGACGCGGATCGAGCCCCGCGCCCTGGTGCGGCCGCCCGGCTTCCCGGACTTCATGTCCCGCGCCCGGGTGCTCCGACCGGGACCGTGCACGGTGGACGGTCGGGCCTGGTCGGGTCACGCCCCGGTGGTCTCGGTCGAGGTGACGACGGACGGCGGGGCGACCTGGGCACCGGCCACTCTGGACGAGCCGACCGGCGGTGACTTCGCCTGGCGGCGCTGGCGCTACGAGTGGGCGGCGCAGCCGGGCCGGTACGTCCTGGGCGCGCGGGCCACCGACGCCTCGGGGCGGACCCAGCCGGTCGAGCAGCCGTGGAACCGGGGCGGCTTCGCCAACAATCTGGTCCAGCGCGTCGAGGTCGCGGTCATCCCGGAGTGA
- a CDS encoding class I SAM-dependent methyltransferase, protein MTRDWYAWHDDYDQPGSPLARRLAEVRRHLRDALDRAPAGPLRAVSLCAGQGRDLIPVLADHPRGRDVTARLVELDPRNAEIAASAARAAGLTDVRVVVDDAARTDAYADLAPADLVLVCGVFGNVSDADIRATVRHCAALCATDGTVFWTRHRGEPDLVPAICDWFAEAEFRPVAVTTPADRVGVGVHRFVGRPRPLPAGVRMFEFVDRPRRDDTA, encoded by the coding sequence ATGACGCGGGACTGGTACGCCTGGCACGACGACTACGACCAGCCCGGTTCCCCGCTGGCCCGGCGGCTGGCCGAGGTGCGGCGGCACCTCCGCGACGCCCTGGACCGGGCGCCGGCCGGCCCGCTGCGCGCGGTCAGCCTCTGCGCCGGACAGGGACGGGACCTGATACCGGTGCTCGCCGACCACCCCCGCGGGCGCGACGTGACCGCCCGTCTCGTCGAGCTGGATCCCCGCAACGCGGAGATCGCCGCGTCCGCCGCCCGGGCCGCCGGGCTGACCGACGTACGGGTGGTGGTCGACGACGCGGCCCGCACCGACGCGTACGCCGACCTCGCCCCGGCCGACCTCGTGCTGGTCTGCGGGGTGTTCGGCAACGTGTCGGACGCGGACATCCGGGCCACCGTCCGGCACTGCGCCGCGCTCTGCGCGACCGACGGCACGGTCTTCTGGACCCGCCACCGGGGCGAGCCCGACCTGGTCCCGGCCATCTGCGACTGGTTCGCCGAGGCGGAGTTCCGCCCGGTCGCGGTGACCACCCCGGCCGACCGGGTCGGCGTCGGCGTGCACCGTTTCGTCGGCCGGCCGCGTCCGCTGCCCGCCGGCGTGCGGATGTTCGAGTTCGTCGACCGCCCGCGGCGGGACGACACGGCCTGA
- the tsf gene encoding translation elongation factor Ts, which translates to MSQFTAADVKKLRDLTGAGMMDSKKALTEAEGDFDKAVEILRVKGAKDVGKRAGRTAANGLVAHSGQALLELNCETDFVAKTESFIALAQQLVEHGARIGVNNAEELLASELDGKSVADLIQEQSAKIGEKLVLNRFAKLDGTTAVYLHRKAQDLPPAVGVLVQYAGKTDEAGDADARGVAMQIAAMRPKYLSRDEVPAEVVESERRIAEQTAREENKPEAALPKIVEGRVNAFFKDYVLIEQASVTDNKKSVKQVLAEAGIDVTRFVRFEVGQA; encoded by the coding sequence ATGTCCCAATTCACCGCCGCGGACGTCAAGAAGCTCCGCGACCTCACCGGCGCCGGCATGATGGACAGCAAGAAGGCGCTGACCGAGGCCGAGGGCGACTTCGACAAGGCCGTCGAGATCCTGCGCGTCAAGGGCGCCAAGGACGTCGGCAAGCGGGCCGGTCGCACCGCCGCCAACGGTCTCGTCGCGCACTCCGGCCAGGCGCTGCTCGAGCTGAACTGCGAGACCGACTTCGTCGCCAAGACCGAGTCGTTCATCGCGCTGGCTCAGCAGTTGGTCGAGCACGGCGCGCGCATCGGTGTGAACAACGCCGAGGAGCTGCTCGCCAGCGAGCTGGACGGCAAGAGCGTCGCGGACCTGATCCAGGAGCAGTCGGCCAAGATCGGCGAGAAGCTGGTCCTCAACCGGTTCGCCAAGCTCGACGGCACCACCGCCGTCTACCTGCACCGCAAGGCCCAGGACCTGCCCCCGGCGGTCGGCGTGCTGGTGCAGTACGCCGGCAAGACCGACGAGGCCGGCGACGCCGACGCCCGTGGCGTCGCCATGCAGATCGCCGCGATGCGGCCGAAGTACCTCTCCCGCGACGAGGTCCCGGCCGAGGTCGTCGAGTCCGAGCGGCGCATCGCCGAGCAGACCGCCCGCGAGGAGAACAAGCCCGAGGCGGCCCTGCCGAAGATCGTCGAGGGCCGGGTGAACGCCTTCTTCAAGGACTACGTCCTGATCGAGCAGGCGTCGGTCACCGACAACAAGAAGTCGGTGAAGCAGGTGCTGGCCGAGGCCGGCATCGACGTCACCCGCTTCGTGCGGTTCGAGGTCGGCCAGGCCTGA
- the lepB gene encoding signal peptidase I, translating into MAQTVDEDGTVDPWRRRVRRTRRQMPLWQELPLLLVVAFCLAVLIRTFLLQAFFIPSGSMEDTLLVGDRVLVNKVVYDVRDPLRGEVVVFRGTDRWAPQVDAEPEPGFVGKLGRTVGDLVGVSRPGEKDFIKRVIGLPGDRVKCCDAQGRVTVNGTPLDEPYVLEDSPLDIPPDPRECRSRRFDEVVVPPGQIFVMGDHRLVSQDARCQGPVPIDNVVGRAFMVVWPSSRWATLPVPETFAAVSGPPAASPPGPAPVRPVPQGDVVLLLPLTAALARSRAFRTVTSGRAT; encoded by the coding sequence GTGGCGCAGACGGTTGACGAGGACGGCACAGTCGACCCGTGGCGTCGCCGGGTCCGCCGCACCCGGCGACAGATGCCCCTCTGGCAGGAACTCCCGCTGCTGCTGGTGGTGGCGTTCTGCCTCGCGGTGCTGATCCGCACCTTCCTGCTCCAGGCGTTCTTCATCCCCTCCGGCTCGATGGAGGACACCCTCCTCGTCGGTGACCGGGTGCTCGTCAACAAGGTCGTCTACGACGTACGGGACCCGTTGCGCGGCGAGGTGGTGGTGTTCCGGGGCACCGACCGGTGGGCGCCGCAGGTCGACGCCGAGCCGGAGCCGGGCTTCGTCGGCAAGCTGGGCCGCACCGTCGGCGATCTGGTCGGGGTGAGCCGCCCCGGCGAGAAGGACTTCATCAAGCGGGTGATCGGCCTGCCCGGCGACCGCGTCAAGTGCTGCGACGCGCAGGGTCGGGTCACCGTCAACGGGACGCCGCTGGACGAGCCGTACGTCCTCGAGGACTCGCCGCTGGACATCCCGCCGGACCCCCGGGAGTGCCGCTCGCGCCGCTTCGACGAGGTCGTGGTCCCGCCCGGCCAGATCTTCGTGATGGGTGACCACCGGCTGGTCTCCCAGGACGCCCGGTGCCAGGGGCCGGTGCCGATCGACAACGTGGTCGGCCGGGCCTTCATGGTGGTCTGGCCGTCCTCGCGATGGGCCACCCTGCCGGTGCCCGAGACGTTCGCCGCAGTCTCCGGGCCGCCCGCCGCGTCGCCGCCCGGTCCGGCCCCGGTCCGGCCGGTGCCGCAGGGCGACGTGGTGCTCCTCCTGCCGCTCACGGCCGCCCTGGCCCGTTCTCGCGCGTTCCGGACGGTGACGTCCGGCCGGGCAACGTAG
- the trmD gene encoding tRNA (guanosine(37)-N1)-methyltransferase TrmD: MRVDIVSIFPEYFAPLDLSLIGKARANGTLRLAVHDLRTWTHDVHRTVDDTPYGGGPGMVMRPEPWGEALDALAPPEATPPRLLVPSPVGARFTQAMAYELAAEEHLLFACGRYEGIDQRVLDHAATRMPVTEVSLGDYVLFGGEVAVLVIMEAVTRLLPGVLGNAGSLDEESHAHGLLEAPVYTKPPSWRGHDVPEVLRSGDHGRIARWRREEGLVRTAHRRPDMLAALNPERLDKRDVAALDRAGFQVPPGDMAK; this comes from the coding sequence ATGCGCGTCGACATCGTTTCGATCTTCCCCGAGTACTTCGCCCCGCTGGACCTGTCGTTGATCGGCAAGGCCCGGGCCAACGGGACGCTGCGGCTCGCCGTGCACGATCTGCGGACCTGGACCCACGACGTGCACCGCACGGTCGACGACACCCCCTACGGCGGCGGGCCGGGCATGGTGATGCGGCCGGAGCCGTGGGGTGAGGCGTTGGACGCCCTCGCGCCACCGGAGGCCACGCCGCCGCGGCTGCTGGTGCCGTCCCCGGTCGGCGCCCGGTTCACCCAGGCGATGGCGTACGAGCTGGCCGCCGAGGAGCACCTGCTCTTCGCGTGCGGCCGCTACGAGGGCATCGACCAGCGGGTGCTCGACCACGCCGCGACCCGGATGCCGGTCACCGAGGTCTCCCTCGGCGACTACGTGCTCTTCGGTGGCGAGGTCGCGGTGCTGGTGATCATGGAGGCGGTCACCCGGCTGCTGCCCGGCGTGCTCGGCAACGCCGGCTCGCTGGACGAGGAGTCGCACGCCCACGGGCTGCTGGAGGCGCCGGTCTACACCAAGCCGCCGAGCTGGCGGGGGCACGACGTGCCCGAGGTGCTGCGCTCCGGTGACCACGGGCGGATCGCCCGCTGGCGGCGGGAGGAGGGTCTGGTTCGCACCGCCCACCGCCGGCCGGACATGCTGGCCGCCCTGAACCCGGAGCGCCTGGACAAACGGGACGTAGCCGCGCTGGACCGGGCCGGATTTCAGGTGCCGCCGGGGGATATGGCAAAGTAG
- the lepB gene encoding signal peptidase I produces the protein MIDEQTDKPRSSFWKELPILLGVAILVAVLVRAFVLQTFFIPSPSMENTLQIDDRVLVNKLVYDFRSPHRGEVIVFKAPLEWSGNPDGEDFIKRVIGVGGDHVVCCDAEDRLVINGRSLDEPYIFSLDGQRDKPADQEFDITVPKGRLWVMGDHRSASGDSLEHWQQSGQDITAATIPEDEVVGRAFTVFWPVSRAKWLSVPEQFDGVPNP, from the coding sequence GTGATTGACGAGCAGACCGACAAGCCGCGCAGCTCCTTCTGGAAGGAGCTGCCGATTCTGCTGGGTGTGGCGATCCTGGTCGCGGTGCTGGTGCGCGCCTTCGTCCTGCAGACCTTCTTCATCCCCTCCCCGTCCATGGAGAACACCCTCCAGATCGACGATCGGGTGCTGGTCAACAAGCTGGTCTACGACTTCCGGTCCCCGCACCGCGGCGAGGTGATCGTCTTCAAGGCGCCCCTCGAGTGGAGCGGCAACCCCGACGGCGAGGACTTCATCAAGCGGGTGATCGGCGTCGGCGGCGACCACGTGGTCTGCTGCGACGCCGAGGACCGTCTGGTGATCAACGGCCGGTCGCTCGACGAGCCGTACATCTTCTCACTGGACGGTCAGCGCGACAAGCCGGCCGACCAGGAGTTCGACATCACGGTGCCGAAGGGCCGGCTCTGGGTGATGGGCGACCACCGTTCGGCCTCCGGTGACTCGCTGGAGCACTGGCAGCAGTCCGGGCAGGACATCACCGCGGCCACCATCCCCGAGGACGAGGTGGTGGGCCGGGCCTTCACCGTCTTCTGGCCGGTGAGCCGGGCCAAGTGGCTGAGCGTGCCGGAGCAGTTCGACGGCGTCCCGAACCCGTAG
- a CDS encoding DUF2469 domain-containing protein, with translation MSAEDLEKYETEMELQLYREYRDIVRQFSYVVETERRFYLANQVDLHVRNSDGEVYFEVEMHDAWVWDMYRPARFVKNVRVMTFKDVNVEELEKPDISLPADSGFGG, from the coding sequence ATGAGCGCGGAAGATCTCGAGAAGTACGAGACCGAGATGGAGCTGCAGCTCTACCGGGAGTACCGCGACATTGTCCGCCAGTTCTCCTACGTGGTGGAGACCGAGCGCCGCTTCTACCTGGCCAACCAGGTCGACCTGCACGTCCGCAACTCGGACGGCGAGGTCTACTTCGAGGTGGAGATGCACGACGCCTGGGTGTGGGACATGTACCGTCCTGCCCGGTTCGTGAAGAACGTCCGGGTAATGACGTTCAAGGATGTCAACGTCGAGGAGCTGGAGAAGCCCGACATCTCCCTGCCCGCCGACTCCGGCTTCGGCGGCTGA